The following proteins are encoded in a genomic region of Xanthomonas citri pv. mangiferaeindicae:
- a CDS encoding LysR family transcriptional regulator, whose translation MDRLSGFAVFVQVAETRSFVAAGRLLGVSASAVGKRVARLEQRLGVRLFHRSTRSITLTAEGATFLERSRRVLAEIEAAEQEIAQAAAMPRGRLRVSLPLVSGLVLPALGEFMGAYPEIELDLDFTDRLVDVIDEGFDAVVRTGVPGDSRLVARHLGDFELMLVASPGYLAERGTPATPDDLLAHACMHFRFPNSGKLEPWPLRRPPGAAELQLPVAMICNNIETRLCFTIQGRGIACLPDFAVREALADGRLQRVLPAHAGRTAAFHLLWPASRHPAPKVRALVDFLGARLFPATAPGHDAGPSPARDAT comes from the coding sequence GTGGACCGCCTGAGTGGCTTCGCCGTGTTCGTGCAGGTGGCCGAAACCCGGAGTTTCGTTGCCGCCGGGCGGTTGCTCGGCGTCTCGGCCTCGGCGGTGGGCAAGCGGGTCGCCCGGCTCGAGCAGCGGCTGGGCGTGCGCCTTTTCCATCGCAGCACCCGCAGCATCACCTTGACCGCCGAGGGCGCCACGTTTCTCGAACGCAGCCGCCGCGTACTCGCCGAGATCGAGGCAGCCGAGCAGGAGATCGCACAGGCCGCCGCCATGCCGCGCGGTCGCCTGCGGGTGAGCCTGCCGCTGGTCAGCGGCCTGGTGCTGCCAGCGCTGGGCGAGTTCATGGGTGCCTATCCAGAGATCGAACTGGACCTGGATTTCACCGATCGCCTTGTCGACGTCATCGACGAAGGCTTCGATGCAGTGGTGCGGACCGGCGTGCCCGGCGACTCGCGCCTGGTTGCGCGTCATCTGGGCGACTTCGAATTGATGCTGGTGGCCTCGCCCGGCTACCTGGCCGAGCGCGGCACACCGGCCACGCCGGATGATCTGCTGGCGCACGCCTGCATGCATTTTCGCTTTCCCAACAGCGGCAAGCTCGAGCCCTGGCCTCTGCGCCGACCGCCGGGCGCAGCCGAGCTGCAACTGCCGGTGGCGATGATCTGCAACAACATCGAGACCCGCCTGTGCTTCACGATCCAGGGGCGCGGCATCGCCTGCCTGCCGGACTTCGCGGTACGCGAGGCGCTGGCCGACGGCAGGCTGCAACGCGTACTGCCGGCGCATGCCGGGCGGACGGCGGCGTTCCACCTGCTCTGGCCAGCAAGCCGGCATCCCGCACCGAAGGTCCGCGCGCTGGTCGACTTCCTCGGCGCACGGCTGTTTCCTGCGACCGCGCCTGGTCACGATGCCGGCCCGTCCCCCGCGAGGGATGCAACGTGA
- a CDS encoding MFS transporter, with translation MAMAGFVTILTEALPAGLLPQMAAGLGVTQAWAGQTVTVYAVGSLVTAIPLTTATQGLRRRPLLLAAIAGFLVANTVTALSGSYALTLLARGVAGVSAGLLWALLAGYAARLVPPSQAGRAIAVAMLGAPVALALGVPAGTFLGGWLGWRASFGVMSVLALVAAAWVWLQVPDFPGQPSGRRRPLAQVARLPGIAPVLWLVLTFVLAHNILYTYIAPFLASADMRASTDRVLLVFGVASLAGIGVVGVWIDRHLRLLTLAATLLFGLAALLLAAVVGTPALVYSAVALWGLAFGGVPTLFQTALAHAAGDAVDVAQSMLVTTWNTAIAGGGLIGGLLLERLGPGSFVPALLVLLAFALAVQGWTRRSGSRASGVATQ, from the coding sequence ATGGCGATGGCCGGCTTCGTGACCATCCTGACCGAGGCGCTGCCGGCCGGGCTGCTGCCACAGATGGCCGCCGGCCTGGGGGTCACGCAGGCCTGGGCCGGGCAGACGGTCACGGTGTACGCCGTGGGCTCGCTGGTGACGGCGATCCCGCTCACGACCGCCACGCAGGGCCTGCGGCGGCGGCCACTGCTGCTGGCTGCGATCGCGGGGTTCCTGGTCGCCAATACCGTCACTGCGCTATCGGGCAGCTACGCGCTGACCTTGCTCGCGCGCGGCGTGGCCGGGGTCTCGGCCGGGCTGTTGTGGGCGCTGCTGGCCGGCTATGCGGCGCGCCTGGTGCCGCCGTCGCAGGCCGGGCGCGCGATCGCCGTGGCGATGCTTGGCGCGCCGGTCGCGCTGGCGCTGGGCGTGCCGGCCGGCACGTTCCTCGGCGGCTGGCTCGGCTGGCGCGCCAGCTTCGGCGTGATGAGCGTGCTGGCCTTGGTCGCCGCGGCCTGGGTGTGGCTGCAGGTGCCGGACTTTCCGGGGCAGCCGAGTGGTCGACGTCGTCCGCTGGCGCAGGTGGCGCGGTTGCCGGGGATCGCACCTGTGCTGTGGCTGGTACTGACGTTCGTACTCGCGCACAACATCCTCTACACCTACATCGCGCCGTTCCTGGCCTCGGCGGACATGCGCGCCAGCACCGATCGCGTGTTGCTGGTGTTTGGAGTGGCGTCGCTGGCCGGAATCGGCGTGGTCGGTGTCTGGATCGACCGCCACCTGCGCCTGCTCACACTAGCGGCGACGTTGCTGTTCGGCCTGGCTGCGTTGTTGCTGGCCGCAGTCGTTGGCACACCGGCGTTGGTCTATAGCGCCGTCGCGCTCTGGGGCCTGGCCTTCGGCGGCGTGCCGACGTTGTTCCAGACCGCGCTGGCGCATGCGGCGGGCGACGCGGTGGATGTCGCGCAATCGATGCTCGTAACGACCTGGAACACGGCGATCGCCGGCGGCGGCCTGATCGGCGGGTTACTGCTCGAACGCCTGGGCCCGGGCAGCTTCGTGCCCGCGCTGCTGGTGTTGCTGGCGTTTGCGCTGGCGGTGCAAGGCTGGACCCGGCGCAGTGGCAGCAGGGCCAGCGGCGTCGCGACGCAGTAG
- a CDS encoding succinate-semialdehyde dehydrogenase (in Escherichia coli this enzyme appears to be an NAD+/NADP+-dependent succinate semialdehyde dehydrogenase), which produces MAFATTNPYTGETVKTFEEATPAEIDAAVGRAHAAFLRWRETSFEQRAQVLRRAAELLRAKPREYAQILTLEMGKLIGEAEAEVELCAKILDYYVQHGAKAMGPRYLPAEGFGETDVQLVKEPLGVLFAVEPWNFPFYQVIRITAPQATAGNAIVLKHAANVPQSALAMEQLFRDAGAPDGLLTNLFVSHDNVERVVADPRVRGVALTGSERAGSAVAALAGKYMKKSTLELGGADAFIVLSDADVAQAAKWAVFGRHWNAGQVCVSSKRIIVEAPVYDQFLEHYRAGVAALKAGDPMDPATTLAPLSSQGARDGLARQVEEAIANGAKAETLGAPVPTQGAFYQPTLLTGITADNPAYRTEFFGPVSQVYRVADEDEAVKLANDSPYGLGGSVFSQDTERAKRVAARLETGMVYINQPTGVKADIPFGGVKNSGYGHELIDLGLTEFVNEKVVVVTDIHGSF; this is translated from the coding sequence ATGGCATTTGCGACCACCAATCCCTACACCGGCGAGACCGTCAAGACGTTCGAGGAGGCCACGCCGGCTGAGATCGACGCGGCCGTGGGCCGCGCGCACGCCGCGTTCCTGCGCTGGCGCGAGACCTCGTTCGAGCAGCGTGCGCAGGTGCTGCGCCGCGCCGCCGAGCTGCTACGCGCCAAGCCTCGCGAGTACGCGCAGATCCTGACCCTGGAGATGGGCAAGCTGATCGGCGAGGCCGAGGCAGAAGTCGAGCTGTGCGCGAAGATCCTCGATTACTACGTCCAGCATGGCGCCAAGGCGATGGGGCCGCGCTATCTGCCCGCCGAGGGCTTCGGTGAGACCGACGTGCAGTTGGTCAAGGAACCGCTGGGCGTGCTGTTCGCGGTGGAGCCGTGGAATTTCCCGTTCTATCAGGTGATCCGCATCACCGCGCCGCAGGCGACCGCAGGCAATGCGATCGTGCTCAAGCATGCGGCCAATGTGCCGCAGTCGGCGCTGGCGATGGAGCAGTTGTTCCGCGATGCCGGCGCGCCGGACGGGCTGCTGACCAACCTGTTCGTCTCGCACGACAACGTCGAGCGCGTGGTCGCCGACCCGCGCGTGCGTGGCGTGGCACTGACCGGCAGCGAGCGTGCAGGCTCGGCGGTGGCGGCGCTGGCGGGCAAGTACATGAAGAAGAGCACGCTGGAACTGGGCGGCGCCGATGCATTCATCGTGCTGTCGGACGCGGACGTGGCGCAGGCCGCGAAGTGGGCGGTGTTCGGCCGCCACTGGAATGCCGGCCAAGTGTGCGTGTCGTCCAAGCGCATCATCGTCGAGGCGCCGGTGTATGACCAATTCCTCGAGCACTACCGCGCCGGCGTGGCTGCGCTGAAGGCTGGCGATCCGATGGACCCGGCCACGACGCTGGCGCCGCTGTCGTCGCAGGGCGCGCGCGACGGGCTGGCGCGGCAGGTCGAGGAAGCCATTGCCAATGGCGCGAAGGCCGAGACGCTGGGCGCGCCGGTGCCCACGCAGGGCGCGTTCTATCAGCCGACGCTGCTGACCGGCATCACCGCCGACAATCCGGCCTACCGCACCGAGTTCTTCGGGCCGGTGAGCCAGGTCTACCGCGTCGCCGACGAGGACGAGGCGGTCAAGCTGGCGAACGATTCGCCGTATGGCCTGGGCGGTTCGGTCTTCAGCCAGGACACCGAGCGGGCCAAGCGCGTGGCGGCGCGGCTGGAGACCGGCATGGTCTACATCAACCAGCCCACCGGCGTGAAGGCGGATATCCCGTTCGGCGGGGTCAAGAACTCGGGTTATGGCCATGAGTTGATCGACCTGGGATTGACCGAGTTCGTCAACGAGAAGGTCGTGGTGGTGACCGACATCCACGGGTCGTTCTGA
- a CDS encoding NAD(P)H-hydrate dehydratase — translation MPRRPSVRRLTAPLLRAWPLPDPSGGQSKEDRGRVLVIGGSVQIPGAVLLAGLAALRAGAGKLQVATVAEAALPLAIAMPEAKVMGVPGTRQGAIRDLGREATAAARSADAVLVGPGMDCTVATRRNVAAVLNAAACPVVLDAGALQTDVVRTLQRRTGQGATIMTPHIGEMAGLLGIDADAISADAQAIARDHARDWGVVLVLKGPTTTIAAPDGRMWLNTAGSAGLGTSGSGDVLAGLIAGLVARGAAPEQAAAWGVYLHARAGARLSRRQGIVGFLAREIGDEIPALMQRL, via the coding sequence ATGCCGCGTCGCCCCAGTGTTCGCCGGTTGACCGCGCCGCTGCTGCGCGCCTGGCCATTGCCCGATCCATCGGGCGGGCAGAGCAAGGAGGACCGCGGCCGTGTGCTGGTGATCGGCGGCAGCGTGCAGATCCCGGGGGCTGTGCTGCTGGCCGGCCTGGCCGCACTGCGTGCCGGCGCCGGCAAGCTGCAGGTCGCCACCGTCGCCGAGGCCGCGCTGCCGCTGGCGATCGCGATGCCCGAGGCCAAGGTCATGGGCGTGCCGGGCACGCGTCAAGGCGCCATCCGCGACCTCGGCCGCGAGGCCACCGCTGCGGCCCGCAGCGCAGACGCGGTGCTGGTCGGCCCCGGCATGGATTGCACCGTGGCCACGCGACGCAACGTCGCTGCGGTGCTCAATGCGGCGGCCTGCCCGGTCGTCCTCGACGCCGGCGCCTTGCAGACCGATGTCGTGCGCACGTTGCAGCGCCGGACAGGTCAGGGCGCGACCATCATGACGCCGCACATCGGCGAAATGGCCGGCTTGCTGGGCATCGACGCCGATGCGATTTCCGCCGACGCGCAGGCCATCGCCCGCGACCATGCGCGCGACTGGGGCGTGGTACTCGTGCTCAAGGGCCCGACCACGACCATCGCCGCGCCCGATGGGCGCATGTGGCTCAATACCGCCGGCAGTGCGGGCCTGGGCACATCGGGCTCGGGCGATGTGCTCGCCGGCCTCATCGCCGGTCTTGTCGCCCGCGGCGCGGCGCCCGAGCAGGCCGCCGCCTGGGGCGTGTACCTGCACGCACGCGCAGGCGCCCGGCTCTCGCGTCGGCAGGGTATTGTGGGCTTCCTCGCCCGCGAAATCGGCGACGAAATTCCCGCGCTGATGCAGCGGCTGTAA
- a CDS encoding phosphoglycerate mutase yields MARLRHTDWPDRLWIVRHGQSAGNVARDEAELAQTHLIDIETRDADTPLSDLGHRQSKALAAWFADLPADERPNVLLTSPFVRAQQTIHAVADALRIDRADIVVDERLREKEFGILDRYTVAGIQATFPELAAQRAQVGKFYFRPPGGESWCDVLLRLRSVTEVLRRDHVGERVLIVAHQVIVNCFRYLLECMDEQQILDIDRKADVPNCSITEYALDRNWRDARFELQVANFALPVAAGGAPVTDAADAPAGPK; encoded by the coding sequence ATGGCACGGCTCCGACACACCGACTGGCCGGACCGGCTGTGGATCGTGCGGCATGGGCAAAGCGCCGGCAATGTCGCACGCGACGAGGCCGAGCTCGCACAGACTCACCTGATCGATATCGAAACCCGCGATGCCGACACCCCGCTTTCGGACCTCGGACATCGCCAGTCCAAAGCGCTGGCCGCATGGTTTGCCGATCTGCCGGCCGACGAACGCCCCAACGTGCTGCTGACCTCGCCATTCGTCCGCGCCCAGCAGACCATCCATGCGGTTGCCGATGCCCTGCGCATCGATCGCGCCGACATCGTCGTTGACGAGCGCCTGCGCGAAAAGGAGTTCGGCATCCTCGACCGCTACACCGTGGCCGGGATCCAGGCCACGTTCCCGGAACTGGCCGCGCAGCGCGCGCAGGTCGGCAAGTTCTACTTCCGTCCGCCGGGCGGTGAGAGCTGGTGCGACGTGCTGCTGCGTCTGCGCAGCGTGACCGAGGTACTGCGCCGCGACCATGTCGGCGAGCGCGTGCTGATCGTCGCCCATCAGGTCATCGTCAACTGCTTCCGCTACCTGCTCGAGTGCATGGACGAACAGCAGATTCTCGACATCGACCGCAAGGCCGACGTGCCCAACTGCTCGATCACCGAATACGCACTCGACCGCAACTGGCGTGATGCGCGCTTCGAACTGCAGGTCGCGAACTTCGCGCTGCCGGTCGCGGCGGGCGGGGCACCGGTCACCGACGCCGCCGACGCCCCGGCCGGACCGAAATGA
- a CDS encoding sorbosone dehydrogenase — protein sequence MNIRHSRSKIALRVLVPALAFALAACNGTPEETYVGPSPDLPKPQRGLFPTLKVSLPAQWGDERPQVPEGYEITPIADNLQIPRQMLVLPNGDILVAEGRGGRAPKLTPKDIIAGVIKGRGNTQVESGNRITLLRDGDGDGAYESRSIFAEGLDAPYGLAFGNDSIYVATQDALLRFDYTPGAVNAAGPPQEITRLPAAINHHWTKSLAISHDGRYLFVGIGSDSNITERGLAVEENRAMIWQVDAQTGFHRVFATGLRNPTALAMQPGMDQLWAVVNERDEIGDELVPDYLTSVRPGGFYGWPYSYWGQHVDERVRPQKPDKVASAIVPDFALGSHVAALGLAFSSPAMGAQFANGVFVGQHGSWNRDPPVGYKVSFVPFRDGRPSGEAIDFATGFLGQDGKARGRPVGVAVDPRGALLVADDLANTIWRIVPTGAAAGATAPAAISAPAEPPSADAPAPASPSPAG from the coding sequence ATGAACATCCGGCATTCCCGATCGAAGATCGCATTGCGTGTGCTGGTGCCCGCGCTGGCGTTTGCGCTGGCGGCCTGCAATGGCACGCCCGAGGAGACCTATGTCGGCCCGTCGCCCGACCTGCCCAAGCCGCAGCGCGGTCTGTTCCCGACGTTGAAGGTCTCGCTGCCGGCGCAGTGGGGCGACGAGCGTCCGCAGGTGCCCGAGGGCTACGAGATCACGCCGATCGCCGACAACCTGCAGATTCCGCGGCAGATGCTGGTGCTGCCCAACGGCGACATCCTGGTCGCCGAAGGCCGCGGCGGCCGCGCGCCCAAGCTCACGCCCAAGGACATCATCGCCGGCGTCATCAAGGGCCGCGGCAATACCCAGGTCGAGAGCGGCAACCGCATCACCTTGCTGCGCGACGGCGATGGCGATGGCGCTTACGAGAGCCGCTCGATCTTCGCTGAAGGCCTGGATGCGCCGTACGGCCTGGCTTTCGGCAACGACTCGATCTACGTCGCGACGCAGGATGCGCTGCTGCGCTTCGACTACACCCCAGGCGCGGTCAACGCCGCCGGCCCGCCGCAGGAGATCACCCGGTTGCCGGCGGCGATCAATCACCACTGGACCAAGTCGCTGGCGATCAGCCATGACGGACGCTATCTGTTCGTGGGCATCGGCTCGGACAGCAACATCACCGAGCGGGGTCTTGCGGTGGAAGAGAACCGCGCGATGATCTGGCAGGTCGATGCACAGACCGGCTTCCATCGTGTCTTCGCCACCGGCCTGCGCAATCCCACTGCGCTGGCGATGCAGCCGGGCATGGATCAGCTGTGGGCGGTGGTCAACGAGCGCGACGAGATCGGCGACGAACTCGTGCCCGATTATCTGACCAGCGTGCGCCCCGGCGGCTTCTACGGCTGGCCCTACAGCTACTGGGGCCAGCACGTGGACGAGCGGGTGCGGCCGCAGAAGCCGGACAAGGTCGCCAGCGCGATCGTGCCGGACTTCGCGCTCGGCTCGCATGTCGCCGCGCTCGGCCTGGCGTTCTCGTCGCCCGCGATGGGCGCGCAATTCGCCAACGGTGTGTTCGTCGGCCAGCACGGCAGTTGGAACCGTGATCCGCCGGTCGGTTACAAGGTTTCGTTCGTGCCGTTCCGCGACGGTCGTCCGTCCGGCGAGGCGATCGACTTCGCCACCGGCTTCCTTGGCCAGGACGGCAAGGCCCGCGGCCGCCCGGTGGGCGTGGCGGTGGACCCGCGCGGCGCGCTGCTGGTCGCCGATGATCTGGCCAACACCATCTGGCGGATCGTGCCGACCGGGGCAGCGGCGGGTGCCACGGCCCCGGCCGCAATCTCCGCGCCCGCGGAGCCCCCATCTGCCGACGCGCCTGCGCCGGCATCGCCGTCGCCCGCAGGCTGA
- a CDS encoding diguanylate phosphodiesterase — MYLQTVFGDARHPNPCRGCGADDPLGFDIRMAFQPIVDARDRSIFGYEALVRSMDGGGAAAVIAQVRPEQLYRFDQTCRVKAIETAARLGLRERLSINFFPNAVYEPATCIRLTLAAAQTFGFPTDKLIFETAESEQVRDHGHLTRIFRDYHSRGFLTAIDDFGAGYAGLGLLADFQPDLLKLDMALVRNVDADPNRAAIIGGVVQIAQSLGCTVLAEGVERDAEYRTLRALGVPLFQGYLFGKPALEALVPVPDALWAHLEA; from the coding sequence ATGTACCTGCAGACCGTGTTCGGCGATGCGCGCCATCCCAATCCCTGCCGCGGCTGCGGGGCCGACGACCCGCTCGGCTTCGATATCCGCATGGCGTTCCAGCCGATCGTCGACGCACGCGACCGCTCGATCTTCGGCTACGAGGCGCTGGTGCGGTCGATGGACGGCGGCGGCGCTGCGGCGGTGATTGCGCAAGTGCGCCCCGAACAGCTCTACCGCTTCGACCAGACCTGCCGGGTCAAGGCCATCGAGACCGCGGCGCGGCTGGGCCTGCGCGAGCGCCTGTCGATCAACTTCTTTCCCAATGCGGTCTACGAGCCGGCGACCTGCATCCGCCTGACGCTCGCCGCCGCGCAGACCTTCGGCTTCCCGACCGACAAGCTGATCTTCGAGACCGCGGAATCGGAACAGGTGCGCGACCATGGCCACCTGACCCGGATCTTCCGCGACTATCACAGCCGCGGCTTTTTGACCGCGATCGACGATTTCGGCGCCGGCTATGCCGGCCTGGGCTTGTTGGCGGATTTCCAGCCCGACCTGCTCAAGCTCGACATGGCGCTGGTGCGCAACGTCGATGCCGACCCCAACCGCGCCGCGATCATCGGCGGCGTGGTGCAGATTGCGCAATCGCTGGGGTGCACTGTGCTCGCCGAAGGCGTCGAGCGCGACGCCGAGTACCGCACACTGCGGGCCTTGGGCGTGCCGTTGTTCCAGGGCTATCTGTTCGGCAAGCCGGCGCTGGAGGCGCTGGTGCCGGTGCCGGATGCCCTCTGGGCCCATCTCGAGGCCTGA
- a CDS encoding adenylosuccinate synthase: MGQSVVVLGAQWGDEGKGKIVDLLTQDIGAVVRFQGGHNAGHTLVIGGKKTVLHLIPSGILRDDALCLIGNGVVLSPAALIKEIGELEAAGIEVRSRLKISPATPLIMPYHIALDQAREKAAGGKAIGTTGRGIGPAYEDKVARRGIRVADLHYPKQLEDQLRTALDYHNFVLTQYLGVEAVDFQKTYDEALAFGEYVEPMKSDVAGILHDLRKQGSKVLFEGAQGALLDIDHGTYPYVTSSNTTVGGALAGTGVGADAIDYVLGIAKAYATRVGGGPFPTELDDEIGQGIRDRGQEYGASTGRPRRCGWMDIVALKRAVAINGISGLCITKLDVLDGMEKLKVCIAYEYRGKRTEYAPLDAAGWDECTPVYLEFPGWEETTHGITEWDDLPPAARAYLRALEELAGCPISIVSTGPDRAHTMVLQDPFA, translated from the coding sequence ATGGGTCAGTCAGTCGTAGTGCTCGGCGCGCAATGGGGCGACGAAGGCAAGGGCAAGATCGTCGACCTGCTCACGCAGGACATCGGCGCTGTGGTGCGTTTCCAGGGCGGCCATAACGCCGGCCATACGCTGGTCATCGGCGGCAAGAAGACCGTTCTCCACCTCATTCCCTCGGGCATCCTGCGCGACGATGCGCTTTGCCTGATCGGCAACGGCGTGGTGCTCAGCCCCGCGGCGTTGATCAAGGAGATCGGCGAGCTCGAGGCCGCCGGCATCGAGGTGCGCTCGCGGCTGAAGATCAGCCCGGCCACGCCGCTGATCATGCCCTACCACATCGCCCTCGATCAGGCCCGTGAGAAGGCCGCCGGCGGCAAGGCCATCGGCACCACCGGACGCGGTATCGGCCCGGCCTACGAGGACAAGGTCGCTCGTCGCGGTATCCGGGTCGCCGACCTGCACTATCCCAAGCAGCTCGAGGACCAGCTGCGCACCGCGCTCGACTACCACAACTTCGTGCTGACCCAGTACCTGGGCGTGGAGGCGGTGGACTTCCAGAAGACCTACGACGAGGCGCTGGCCTTCGGCGAGTACGTCGAGCCGATGAAGTCCGACGTCGCCGGCATCCTGCACGACCTGCGCAAGCAGGGCAGCAAGGTGCTGTTCGAAGGCGCGCAGGGCGCGCTGCTCGACATCGACCACGGCACCTATCCCTACGTCACCAGCTCCAACACCACCGTCGGCGGCGCGCTGGCCGGCACCGGTGTGGGCGCGGATGCGATCGACTACGTGCTGGGCATCGCCAAGGCCTACGCCACGCGCGTGGGCGGCGGCCCATTCCCGACCGAGCTCGACGACGAGATCGGGCAGGGCATTCGCGATCGCGGCCAGGAATACGGCGCCTCGACCGGCCGCCCGCGCCGCTGCGGCTGGATGGACATCGTCGCACTCAAGCGCGCGGTCGCCATCAACGGGATCTCGGGACTGTGCATCACCAAGCTCGACGTGCTCGACGGCATGGAGAAGCTCAAGGTCTGCATCGCCTACGAATATCGCGGCAAGCGCACCGAGTACGCCCCGCTCGACGCCGCCGGCTGGGACGAGTGCACGCCGGTGTACCTCGAGTTCCCGGGTTGGGAAGAGACCACCCACGGCATCACCGAGTGGGACGATCTGCCGCCCGCAGCCCGCGCCTACCTGCGCGCGCTCGAGGAACTGGCCGGCTGCCCGATCAGCATCGTGAGCACCGGCCCCGACCGCGCGCACACGATGGTGCTGCAGGACCCGTTCGCCTGA
- a CDS encoding HflC protein: MRLNFVIPLLIIVLLGLMGSVFVVREGQVALVLNLGRVARTDIGPGLHFKVPLIESARIFDRRFNASAFSPERSLTSERKDVSVDFVAIVTISDAAAFYRATQGREDDASLRLEPIIKNSLRNEINANTLTELVSGNRAQFVDRQLPGINEAAKSLGMQIVDIRLKQIDLPTDSQVIVQVYDRMRAERREVATRLRAEGEEQARAIRGQADREQTVLLAEAERDAQKLRGEGDAEATRIYGEAANRDPGFYAFQRSLESYRKAFEKGDSVIVLERNDPFLQYLRSDR, from the coding sequence ATGAGACTGAATTTCGTCATTCCGCTGCTGATCATCGTGCTGCTGGGCCTGATGGGCTCGGTGTTCGTGGTCCGCGAAGGCCAGGTCGCCCTGGTGCTCAACCTCGGCCGCGTGGCCCGCACCGATATCGGCCCGGGCCTGCACTTCAAGGTCCCATTGATCGAGTCGGCGCGGATCTTCGACCGCCGCTTCAACGCCAGCGCGTTCTCGCCCGAGCGCTCGCTGACCTCCGAGCGCAAGGACGTCAGCGTCGACTTCGTTGCGATCGTCACCATCAGCGACGCCGCCGCGTTCTATCGCGCCACCCAGGGCCGCGAGGACGACGCCAGCCTGCGCCTGGAGCCGATCATCAAGAACTCGCTGCGCAACGAGATCAACGCCAACACGCTGACCGAGCTGGTCTCGGGCAACCGCGCACAGTTCGTCGACCGCCAGTTGCCAGGCATCAACGAAGCCGCCAAGTCGCTGGGCATGCAGATCGTCGATATCCGCCTCAAGCAGATCGACCTGCCCACCGACAGCCAGGTCATCGTGCAGGTCTACGACCGTATGCGCGCCGAGCGCCGCGAGGTCGCCACCCGGCTGCGCGCCGAGGGCGAGGAGCAGGCGCGTGCGATCCGCGGTCAGGCCGATCGCGAGCAGACGGTGCTGCTGGCCGAGGCCGAGCGCGATGCACAGAAGCTGCGAGGCGAGGGCGATGCCGAGGCGACCCGTATCTACGGCGAAGCGGCCAACCGCGATCCGGGCTTCTACGCCTTCCAGCGCAGCCTGGAGTCGTACCGCAAGGCGTTCGAGAAGGGCGACAGCGTGATCGTGCTCGAGCGCAACGACCCGTTCCTGCAGTACCTGCGCAGCGACCGCTGA
- a CDS encoding HflK protein, which produces MAWNIPGKNKDNESPDRRGSGGGDRNPWPPRRNGGRRGRGGGAFDGLIDQLRGLFGGGGGGNPLRWFAVALVVIVLLNCFVLVGEQQRGVVLRFGQAARVMGPGPNFKLPWPIERVTKVDATTVQSYSNTVPVLTRDENIVVVSFNVQYRVGDPIKYLYGTRNAREMLEQTAVSAVREQIGRANLDAALNARGPLSTAAQESLQASLNSYQTGLAVTELNLQDARPPEEVKPAFDEVNSAQQMNEQLVKEAGAYAAKIVPEARGEAARIRAQAEGYKTAEIARATGDATRFSLLVEEYAKAPDVTRKRLWLDTVQQVLAENRTVVGGDGRQLIYVPMAGGGASSQAAPSLVPPEVLSPTVEATREAAQAPARSSQLPRPPRDGGSR; this is translated from the coding sequence ATGGCCTGGAACATTCCCGGCAAGAACAAGGACAACGAGTCCCCGGACCGTCGCGGGTCCGGCGGCGGTGACCGCAATCCCTGGCCGCCGCGCCGTAACGGCGGCCGCCGTGGTCGCGGTGGCGGTGCGTTCGACGGCCTGATCGACCAACTGCGCGGCCTGTTCGGTGGTGGCGGTGGCGGCAACCCGCTACGCTGGTTCGCGGTCGCGCTGGTCGTCATCGTGCTGCTCAACTGCTTCGTGCTGGTCGGCGAACAGCAGCGTGGCGTGGTGCTGCGTTTCGGCCAGGCCGCGCGCGTCATGGGCCCGGGTCCGAACTTCAAACTGCCGTGGCCGATCGAGCGCGTGACCAAGGTCGATGCGACGACGGTGCAGTCCTACAGCAATACCGTGCCGGTGCTGACCCGCGACGAGAACATCGTCGTGGTCTCGTTCAACGTGCAGTACCGGGTCGGCGATCCGATCAAGTATCTCTATGGCACCCGCAATGCGCGCGAGATGCTCGAGCAGACTGCGGTCAGCGCGGTGCGCGAGCAGATCGGCCGTGCCAATCTCGACGCTGCGCTCAATGCCCGTGGCCCGCTGTCGACCGCGGCGCAGGAATCGCTGCAGGCCTCGCTCAACAGCTACCAGACGGGCCTGGCCGTCACCGAGCTCAACCTGCAGGACGCGCGCCCGCCCGAGGAGGTCAAGCCGGCCTTCGACGAGGTCAACAGCGCCCAGCAGATGAACGAACAGCTGGTCAAGGAAGCCGGCGCCTACGCCGCCAAGATCGTGCCCGAGGCACGCGGTGAGGCCGCACGTATCCGCGCGCAGGCCGAAGGCTACAAGACCGCCGAGATCGCCCGCGCCACCGGTGACGCGACCCGCTTCTCGCTGCTGGTCGAGGAATACGCCAAGGCCCCCGACGTCACCCGCAAGCGCCTGTGGCTCGATACCGTGCAGCAGGTGCTCGCCGAGAACCGCACCGTGGTCGGCGGCGATGGCCGTCAGCTGATCTACGTCCCGATGGCCGGTGGTGGGGCCTCCTCGCAGGCCGCGCCGTCGCTGGTCCCGCCCGAGGTGCTGTCGCCGACCGTCGAGGCCACCCGTGAGGCCGCCCAGGCGCCCGCGCGGTCCTCCCAGCTGCCGCGCCCGCCGCGCGATGGAGGCTCCCGATGA